In Thalassospira sp. ER-Se-21-Dark, the genomic stretch TGCACATCGGAAGGTCTGCTGCGGCCGCGATCTTGGCGGCAAGCCGACCATACTTCTTATTCCCGATGCGGCATCCGAAATGCCCGACCGTCTCGGCCAGCTTCAGCCCGGTAATCTTGCGTCCCGTGGCTTTGGCGTGCGCACGCAGCATATCACGTTCGCAGCTCGACATTTCTATTTCGGCCAAGGCCCGGACATAGTCCTCTGGCTGTCCGATATGCGGGGCAAGTGCCGTATCACCGCCTCTGGCGCGGGTCGCGTCATCCCGGCTGATCATTTCAAACATGTCGTTTCCTCCCGACAGAATGACCGGTTTTCCGCTTTTCACATCTGTCGTGCCGGTCCATCACGCGATGTGGCTTGGTTTGCAGGCACGTCTTTGATCTTCTTTGTTATGATTTTGATTTGCAGTCATGCGGTGCATTTCACCGCAACAGGGTCGCACGGCTCTTTATTGAATATGGGAAGCGGCAAGCAGAAAACAAACAGGGCGGGAAACCATCGTTCCCCGCCCTCTATCATTGCGATCCTCAGGCATATTCAAAGCCCGGCTTGGTAAAGACGAACTGGCCGACCCGCATTCCGCCGCCGCCCTCGCCCGCGTCAAAGGCATTGATGCATCCAGCCAGATAAAACTCCCACATGCGTTTGAATTCTTCGTCGTACTTTTCCGGGTCAAGTTCATCGGCGACTTTACGGAACCGATCGCGCCACGCAATAAGCGTCTGGGCATAGTTGCGACCGGCATGGAAGTTTGAGGCCTCTACCGTCAGGTTGGCATGTTCGGCGGCCTCGATCACTTCGTGTACCGCCGGAATGTACCCGCCCGGGAAGATATACTTATCAATCCATGGCGAGGTAAACTCAGCCCGCGGCTTGATGATGGTATGGATCACAGCCCGCCCGCCGGCCTTCAGAAGCTCACTGACCTTTTCGAAATAGGTTTTGAACTGATGACGACCAACATGCTCAAACATGCCGACCGATACAACGCGGTCATACTTCCCGGCGTTGGCATCGGCAAACAAGCGGTAATCCAGCAGGTGGTAATCAAGCCCCGCCTTCATATTGCCGCCCATCTCCGAACGCTTTTCCTGCGCCCAGTTATATTGTTCGGTCGAAAGCGTGATGCCATGCACCTCTGCCCCGGTCTCACGATGGATAAAGCGGCTTAACCCGCCCCAGCCACAACCGATATCGACCACACGCAGGCCCGGCTCATTGATCTTGAGACGCTGGGTGGTCAGGCTCATTTTCCGGTGCTGGGCTTCTTCAAGGGTCTGGGCCCCGTCATCCCAGAATGCACATGAATATTGCATCTCCGGATCAAGGAACCGGGTGTAAAGATCATTGCCGATATCATAGTGATGGCGCACGCGGTGCGACGCGGCCCGGACCGATGTAAACTGCCCGATCTGGAATTTCAGCGCCTGCAGCTTTTCAATAAAACTGCCAAACCCGCTGGTCGAATGCCCGCCTTCGAAATTAAGACGCAGCACCTTGATCAGGTCCTCCATCTCGCAGTTCACAAGGTCGAACCCGCCATGCATGAAGGCTTCGCCAAAGCCCGGGTCCGGGCTCAGTGCCATTTTAAGTGTGTTGGTCCAGTCCGGGACGGTCATACCCGCCCGCGGTTCTGATCCATCTCCCAGCACGATTTCGTGCTTGTCATCCACACGGAATACCAAAGTCCCGCGCGTGACATGTTCCCGAAAGAAATCGAGAACCTTTTTCTGTGTCCAATCCAAACTCATCGGGTACGTCATTGGCCGTCCTTTTTTCAAAAGTCGGAATAGTGATCGCCCCATATGCGGCAACACCGCATATCTGTATTGAACCCGTGATCAGGATCGTTTTGTCTGGCCGTCCGGAGGATCGTCAGGTGGTCACATCGGTGGCGTGGACGCCAACCAGGCAGAAATTCAGAAATCAACCTGGCAAGATGCAAAACGTTTCTGATTTCAGGTTCGCTACATGAACCCCTTTGGTAATTCTGCCAGATTTTTCTGCGATCTCAAGTAGTAATCATGATCACATTGGCAACGACATGCTTGCGCAATCGCCGAGAAACCCTTACATCTCGCCGCAGATTATCAGACATTACCCAAAGGCATGGTCGCTGCGTCATCCGTTGTCGCACGGGGTTTTTCCGTTCCGGCACCATTGTGACCACCATGCCGACAAGACTGAAAGAGGCACCCTGATGGGCTACAAAATCGCCGTTGTCGGCGCGACCGGAAATGTCGGGCGCGAGATGCTTAACACCCTTGCCGAACGCAAATTCCCGGCAGACGAAATCTTTGCGCTGGCATCGTCGAAATCCATCGGGCGCACCGTGGGCTATGGCGAAGATGACGAGATCAGCGTTCTCGATGCCGCAACCTTTGATTTCTCAAAGGCCGATATCGCCCTGTTCTCGGCCGGTGGTGAAACCGCCAAGAAACTGGCCCCCAAGGCTGCCGAAGCAGGCTGCGTTGTCATCGACAATTCCAGCTATTGGCGCATGGAACCGGGTGTTCCGCTGGTCGTGCCCGAGGTCAATGGCGATGCGCTGGCCGGATACGCCAAAAAGAACATCATCGCCAACCCGAACTGCTCGACCATTCAGATGGTTCTGGCCCTTAAGCCGCTTCATGACATCGCAACGATCAAACGCATCGTTGTTGCGACCTATCAGTCGGTGTCGGGTGCCGGTCGTGCCGCCATGGACGAGCTGTTTAACCAGACCAAAGGCATCTATGTGAATGATCCGCCCAAGAAGGAGGAATTCACCAAACAGATCGCCTTTAACGTCATCCCGCATATCGACAATTTCATGGATGATGGCGCGACCCGCGAAGAATGGAAAATGTCGGTCGAGACCCGCAAAATTCTTGCGCCGGAAATCGCAGTCCACGCCACCTGCGTGCGCGTTCCGGTCTTTGTCGGCCACGGCGAAGCGGTCAATATCGAGTTCGAAAAACCGATCACGGTCGACGAAGCCCGCAAGGCGATGAAAAACTTCCCCGGTGTTTCGGTTGTCGATTACCGTCAGGACGAAGGCTATGTCACCCCGCAGGAAGTCCAGGGCGAAGACAATGTCTTTGTTTCGCGCGTGCGCAAGGACCCGACGGTCGCAAACGGCCTGTCGCTGTGGTGTGTTGGCGACAACCTGCGCAAGGGTGCTGCCCTGAACGCGGTTCAGATTGCCGAGAAACTGGTCGCAGAATTCCTGCCAAAGAAATAAGCGATCCCTTGGATCCGCAACAGATTTCAAGCAAAACCCGCCTGTCATGGGCGGGTTTTGTCGTTCCATATCCCGGCAAGATGCTGGTCAGAGGCAAAAAAAGGCGCTAGGGAAAAAGAAGATAAATTTTCAAAATCAAAAAATACCTGTTCGCCTTTTGGCAACGGATCAAAAAGTCCGGGGAATGAGATGGTCAAACGCACCCGCAAGGAAGCGGCCCGCCTCGATGAAGCAGCCCGCGCTGGCTGGCTTTATTACTGTGCTGGCAACACGCAAGATGAAATCGCCCAGAAGCTTGGCGTGTCACGCCCGACCGCACAGCGTCTGGTGTCTGCAGCCGTCAGCGAGGGACTGGTAAAGGTTCGCCTTGATCACCCGATTGCGCGCTGCATGGAACTGGGCAAGGCGATCTGCGAGACCTATGGCATTGCCGGTTGCGATGTGGTGCCAACCGATCCGGCGGCACCCGATGCGATGTTTGGCATGGCGCAGGCGGCGGCAAACTATCTCGAACGTGCGCTGCATTCCACCGAACCCAAAATCATCGCACTCGGTACCGGGCGCGCCATGCGCGCCATGGTCGATGAAATCGGGCGTATTGATGCCTATCATCACAAGATCGTCTCCCTGGTCGGCACCATCGCCCATGACGGGGCGGCGAGTTTCTATGATGCGGTGACGGATCTTGCCGACCGCACCCGTGCGCCGCATTACCCTTTACCGATCCCGGTGATCATCGCCGATCCGCAGACGCGCGAACGCATGCAGCAACAGCCCCCGATGGACAATATCCTCAAACTCGCGCGCGAAGCCGACATCCGCTTTATCGGGGTCGGGCATCTGGGCGATGATGCACCGCTGCATATTGACGGCTTTATCTCGAAAGATGAGCTGGTGTCACTGCGCGAAAGTGGCGGCATCGGTGAAGTGATCAGTTGGTCGTTTGATCAGGACGGCAATATCCTCAATCATCCGGTCAATCACTGTGTCACCAGTGCGCCGGCTGTACAGCCCGCAACCAACACCATTGCGGTCGCCAAGGGCGCGAAAAAAGTCGCCGCGATTCGCGGTGCGATGCGTGGCCAATTGATTTCAACGCTGATTACTGACGAAGCCACTGCGGAAAGTTTGCTGCGCTAGCACGCGGCATTTTTCACCCACACAGCAAATAGTTCTGCGCCCTGCCACCCATGTCGGCAGGGCGTTTCTTTGTGCGCCGCAAAAACGATTTTGTTTGACAAGCAATAGCGAAATTGAGTGAATGCTCATTACCTGAACAAATGATCAATGTGGGCAACCGAAGTTGCTCAGCGGGTAAATAGTCCTTTGGGAGGAAATATGAAACGCGTAATGGGAGTAGCGCTTTGTGCGCTGCTGGCAGGCGGTGTTGCACACGCCAATGCCGAAACGAAACTGACCATCGCTACCGTCAACAACGGTGACATGATCCGCATGCAGAAGCTGACGGATGATTTCACCTCCAAGAATCCTGACATTTCCCTTGAGTGGGTCACGCTTGAGGAAAACACC encodes the following:
- a CDS encoding aspartate-semialdehyde dehydrogenase → MGYKIAVVGATGNVGREMLNTLAERKFPADEIFALASSKSIGRTVGYGEDDEISVLDAATFDFSKADIALFSAGGETAKKLAPKAAEAGCVVIDNSSYWRMEPGVPLVVPEVNGDALAGYAKKNIIANPNCSTIQMVLALKPLHDIATIKRIVVATYQSVSGAGRAAMDELFNQTKGIYVNDPPKKEEFTKQIAFNVIPHIDNFMDDGATREEWKMSVETRKILAPEIAVHATCVRVPVFVGHGEAVNIEFEKPITVDEARKAMKNFPGVSVVDYRQDEGYVTPQEVQGEDNVFVSRVRKDPTVANGLSLWCVGDNLRKGAALNAVQIAEKLVAEFLPKK
- a CDS encoding cyclopropane-fatty-acyl-phospholipid synthase family protein, whose amino-acid sequence is MSLDWTQKKVLDFFREHVTRGTLVFRVDDKHEIVLGDGSEPRAGMTVPDWTNTLKMALSPDPGFGEAFMHGGFDLVNCEMEDLIKVLRLNFEGGHSTSGFGSFIEKLQALKFQIGQFTSVRAASHRVRHHYDIGNDLYTRFLDPEMQYSCAFWDDGAQTLEEAQHRKMSLTTQRLKINEPGLRVVDIGCGWGGLSRFIHRETGAEVHGITLSTEQYNWAQEKRSEMGGNMKAGLDYHLLDYRLFADANAGKYDRVVSVGMFEHVGRHQFKTYFEKVSELLKAGGRAVIHTIIKPRAEFTSPWIDKYIFPGGYIPAVHEVIEAAEHANLTVEASNFHAGRNYAQTLIAWRDRFRKVADELDPEKYDEEFKRMWEFYLAGCINAFDAGEGGGGMRVGQFVFTKPGFEYA
- a CDS encoding sugar-binding transcriptional regulator yields the protein MVKRTRKEAARLDEAARAGWLYYCAGNTQDEIAQKLGVSRPTAQRLVSAAVSEGLVKVRLDHPIARCMELGKAICETYGIAGCDVVPTDPAAPDAMFGMAQAAANYLERALHSTEPKIIALGTGRAMRAMVDEIGRIDAYHHKIVSLVGTIAHDGAASFYDAVTDLADRTRAPHYPLPIPVIIADPQTRERMQQQPPMDNILKLAREADIRFIGVGHLGDDAPLHIDGFISKDELVSLRESGGIGEVISWSFDQDGNILNHPVNHCVTSAPAVQPATNTIAVAKGAKKVAAIRGAMRGQLISTLITDEATAESLLR